A single region of the Epinephelus moara isolate mb chromosome 14, YSFRI_EMoa_1.0, whole genome shotgun sequence genome encodes:
- the hivep2b gene encoding transcription factor HIVEP2, with the protein MESLETTAGVKSSTEGQDRNVVAQKKSTSEAAQTRRSPSVELEGKGWHQQLQEGQSRDTCGFKEMSDSGKSLQLEDQHSQTQSTSHQDYEVSSFPLQSTKQFPIGRQKAVGHLVSAQSPAPVSHRKSTGSPEVQQQCSQSGMDQLSEAVCKVEQKPQKPGKYVCDYCGRACAKPSVLKKHIRSHTGERPYPCVPCGFSFKTKSNLYKHRKSHAHSVKAGTVPLSELGSYNANTDQGSFEGEGELFSDAEQSTDTDEDTLNDPLLLLDSPVEGSDNTAVKVLNLIAQKKGATLMSAQDGSSQPQEINAPPAAAEASRAMQSCTIKQRLALRLSEKRSSDSEHNLSLPSQSSKGSTDSGYFSRSESTEHQTGPPNTNAKSYQEIMFGKCYRPSPKQTAAFVACSTDSSEYTGRCSEKSVSRVFTQEKDTVESIKINTKSFMREEVKEPQLDTGSDVGTLIRSNSMPTSSAVCLTMPQALRGSHSFDERASTGGMRRLRRQAAFELSPHDGHADADSHGKMSESGISPSGLEMENYPSVASNMSHQRHAMELATRKRRKEKREEEDLPGQYEGEQCEEMFDSSKDYDVKQAAVGIMALGKGHSSSILTQMDRCDMDISVSPEMSARKTLGNVISVIQHTNSINRPHSEQSESYKYHGQRQESISSFQAMEASELYELERSDSRQSFQIGPKLVRQPNIQVPEIRVTVEPDSPEKAPEVQVKEPEKHVEEFQWPQRSETLAQFPPEKLPPKKKRLRLADIEHSSGESSFESACTSLSRSPSQDSNLSYSSTFSFDREESLKSVSPARQDEFGKPLELLAVPGSGHSLSVLNQRQQHEMRRSSSEQAPCNLRKEFPEVRSISFDYGSLSPTSKVRHVDISSSHSAVRERRRGNLVRQESLNMDTEVTQVPSQVFPQYLSSTSPPFTAVAVLPNTLPIFSAGNTFPQLSHPSLLVPVRIQTHVPSYGSITYTSVSQIFDNQYESVSSTTSTSQNQISRLSGDSHNASAYSRPPSTQTLNVEALDLSSAKLKTGIPLSLTSRTISTTNASSGGTNKRMLSPASSLDLFMEVKQQKRVKEERMFGQIVEELSAVELGKCNLSEEKGHRSEMQGASTPHAQDDSQMSKFITLQQKVTEATDHGVESAMESSSLETSSPPYSMISVSEVKEVGMEKRVQMDMVAQLVTSQDILISHAEHSRLLSQFPSLRTTTGVSWCYLNYTKPSCSHSNAPFSSVYATWCVSSHNPNPLELSTSTALALLRSKQRGDKVIYTVAAMCQPGTGKLVSSLILWRQTMEQLQRKPEPKEVDITYGKKVKDISCRVKTAKEEWKEREASTTQTVPTRIKIFEGGYKSNEDYVYVRGRGRGKYICEECGIRCKKPSMLKKHIRTHTDVRPYICRVCNFAFKTKGNLTKHMKSKAHMKKCLELGVSVTMDDTEIQEHVDESQQESKTEVAVTTKHQFSDAEDSDGMDEEVDEIDEDEEEDDEYEGDSTPKLRSRSTSPQPCGVTSLSVTATAAIHGYSLTSLPGADIRQQSSGRWTGSDHRSVLATDQREKSMDEDSLTMLSPDQASFLFDPYSSCLLSPGWESPIREPSPSRLRYPSPRRELSPRGRSSPRWDTSPLRPGSPSFTTIQHLSPGSIERPMSPGTEMAGKRESAVRGRQRVVLRAVSPRRGSHQHKGGGDKTRHQAKMEMAQQQGAFEMEMDQRSSLASSLPGAASSHHQNILSHLPLHSQQQAHSLLPVVPVGGLQMLHSPPSSSTDVTPSSAPSPQSSEGQRCSSREGSVHGLESGSEDIRGQIQLSSHQAAQEKNLDPGVGDSRQEENVQTCLKAIASLKITTEDPH; encoded by the exons ATGGAGTCACTTGAAACTACTGCAGGGGTGAAAAGCTCCACTGAGGGTCAGGACAGAAATGTTGttgcacagaaaaaaagcacCTCAGAGGCAGCGCAGACTAGGAGGAGTCCATCAGTTGAATTGGAAGGCAAGGGGTGGCACCAACAACTGCAAGAAGGTCAGAGCAGAGACACATGTGGTTTCAAAGAAATGTCTGACTCAGGGAAATCACTGCAATTAGAAGATCAGCACTCCCAAACCCAGTCCACAAGCCATCAAGACTATGAGGTGTCTTCGTTTCCACTACAGTCCACAAAACAGTTTCCCATTGGCAGACAGAAAGCTGTGGGTCATTTAGTTTCTGCACAGTCCCCTGCACCTGTGTCACACAGAAAGTCCACCGGTTCACCTGAAGTCCAACAACAGTGTTCCCAGTCAGGGATGGATCAGCTGTCAGAGGCTGTGTGTAAGGTGGAGCAGAAACCACAAAAGCCTGGGAAGTATGTTTGTGATTACTGTGGAAGGGCATGTGCCAAACCCAGCGTGCTTAAGAAACACATTCGCTCACACACCGGGGAACGGCCCTATCCGTGTGTCCCCTGCGGATTCTCCTTCAAAACCAAGAGTAATTTATACAAACACAGAAAGTCCCACGCTCACTCTGTCAAAGCTGGAACAGTGCCACTCTCAGAACTTGGTTCTTACAATGCCAACACGGACCAGGGGTCTTTTGAAGGGGAAGGAGAGTTATTCTCTGATGCTGAGCAAAGCACGGACACAGACGAGGACACTCTTAACgacccgctgctgctgctggactcTCCAGTGGAGGGATCAGATAACACTGCTGTAAAAGTACTAAATCTCATTGCTCAGAAAAAGGGAGCCACGTTGATGTCAGCTCAGGATGGTTCATCCCAGCCCCAAGAAATCAATGCACCTCCCGCTGCTGCCGAGGCTAGCCGTGCAATGCAATCTTGCACGATCAAACAGAGGCTTGCGCTTCGGCTGTCTGAAAAAAGAAGCAGTGACTCTGAACACAATCTGTCCCTCCCGAGTCAGTCCAGCAAGGGCAGCACGGACTCCGGATACTTCTCGCGATCTGAGAGCACTGAGCACCAGACCGGTCCTCCAAACACAAACGCAAAGTCCTACCAAGAAATTATGTTTGGGAAGTGCTACAGGCCAAGCCCTAAACAGACGGCAGCTTTTGTGGCCTGCAGCACAGACTCAAGTGAATATACAGGAAGATGCTCGGAGAAAAGTGTTTCCCGCGTTTTCACCCAAGAAAAAGACACGGTCGAGTCAATCAAAATAAACACCAAGTCATTCATGAGGGAGGAGGTGAAAGAACCGCAGTTAGACACTGGCTCTGATGTGGGGACGCTGATAAGAAGCAACTCAATGCCGACATCCTCAGCAGTGTGTCTTACTATGCCTCAAGCCCTCAGAGGCAGCCACTCTTTTGACGAGAGAGCGAGCACCGGGGGCATGAGGAGACTCAGGCGGCAAGCTGCTTTCGAACTCTCCCCACACGACGGCCACGCAGACGCAGACAGCCACGGAAAGATGAGCGAGAGTGGCATTTCACCCTCAGGATTGGAAATGGAAAATTACCCTTCTGTGGCATCTAATATGAGCCATCAGAGACACGCGATGGAGCTGGCAACACGGAAGCGTCGGAAAgagaagagggaagaggaggatcTGCCAGGTCAATATGAGGGTGAACAGTGTGAAGAAATGTTTGATTCAAGTAAGGACTATGATGTAAAACAAGCTGCTGTGGGCATTATGGCATTAGGAAAAGGACATTCTTCAAGTATACTCACGCAGATGGACAGGTGCGATATGGACATATCAGTAAGCCCTGAAATGTCCGCTCGGAAAACTTTAGGGAATGTAATATCTGTTATCCAGCACACAAACTCCATAAACAGGCCCCATTCTGAACAGTCAGAATCATACAAGTATCACGGGCAGAGACAGGAAAGTATTTCTTCATTTCAAGCTATGGAAGCAAGTGAATTGTATGAGTTGGAGAGGAGTGATAGCAGGCAATCATTTCAGATTGGCCCCAAACTTGTGCGGCAGCCCAACATACAAGTCCCAGAAATTAGGGTCACAGTAGAGCCTGACAGTCCAGAAAAAGCTCCAGAGGTGCAGGTGAAGGAGCCAGAGAAGCACGTGGAGGAGTTTCAGTGGCCTCAGAGGAGTGAAACTTTAGCACAATTCCCTCCAGAAAAGCTCCCTCCAAAGAAGAAAAGGCTACGCTTAGCTGATATCGAGCACTCCTCTGGTGAATCTAGTTTCGAGTCTGCTTGCACCAGCCTCTCCCGCAGCCCGAGCCAAGACAGCAACTTATCTTATAGCTCCACCTTCTCCTTTGACAGGGAGGAGAGTTTGAAGTCAGTCTCCCCAGCCAGGCAGGATGAATTTGGCAAACCTCTAGAGCTCTTAGCGGTGCCAGGGAGTGGGCACTCCCTCTCTGTGCTCAACCAGCGTCAACAACATGAAATGAGACGCTCCTCCTCAGAGCAGGCGCCGTGTAACTTGCGCAAGGAGTTCCCGGAGGTACGCAGCATATCATTTGACTATGGCAGCCTTTCTCCAACATCCAAAGTTAGACACGTGGACATTAGCTCCAGCCACTCGGCtgtgagggagagaaggaggggaaaCTTGGTGCGACAGGAGTCACTGAATATGGACACTGAGGTAACACAAGTCCCATCACAAGTGTTCCCGCAGTACCTCAGCAGCACCTCCCCTCCATTCACAGCAGTTGCTGTTCTGCCGAACACTTTGCCAATATTCTCTGCCGGGAATACATTCCCCCAGCTGTCACATCCGAGCCTTTTAGTTCCTGTAAGAATACAGACTCATGTGCCATCCTACGGCAGTATCACATACACTTCAGTATCACAGATTTTCGACAATCAGTATGAAAGTGTTAGCTCCACCACGTCCACCTCTCAGAATCAGATTTCGCGTTTGTCTGGAGATTCTCATAATGCATCAGCTTATTCCAGACCACCTTCAACGCAAACCCTCAATGTTGAAGCCCTTGATTTGTCATCAGCTAAGCTCAAGACAggcatccctctctctctgacctCCAGAACTATCTCAACCACTAACGCCTCCAGTGGTGGCACGAACAAACGGATGCTATCCCCTGCCAGCAGCCTGGACCTTTTCATGGAGGTCAAGCAGCAAAAACGAGTGAAAGAGGAAAGAATGTTTGGGCAGATAGTAGAGGAGCTCAGTGCTGTGGAGTTGGGAAAATGTAATTTGAGCGAAGAGAAGGGGCACAGGTCAGAGATGCAGGGTGCATCCACACCTCATGCTCAGGATGACTCACAGATGAGTAAATTTATCACACTTCAACAAAAAGTGACAGAGGCCACTGACCACGGCGTTGAGTCAGCTATGGAAAGTAGCTCCCTGGAAACCAGCTCACCTCCCTACTCCATGATATCAGTCAGTGAAGTGAAAGAAGTTGGCATGGAGAAACGAGTGCAGATGGATATGGTGGCACAGCTGGTTACCAGTCAAGACATCCTGATCTCACACGCCGAGCATTCAAGACTGTTATCTCAGTTTCCAAGTCTTCGCACGACGACAGGTGTGAGCTGGTGTTATCTCAACTACACCAAGCCGAGCTGCTCTCACAGCAACGCCCCTTTCTCCTCGGTGTACGCCACCTGGTGTGTGAGTTCCCACAACCCCAACCCTCTTGAGCTGAGTACCAGTACTGCTTTGGCTCTGCTGCGATCCAAACAGAGGGGAGACAAGGTTATATACACCGTGGCTGCCATGTGTCAGCCTGGCACGGGGAAATTGGTGTCATCCCTCATCCTGTGGAGGCAGACCATGGAACAG CTGCAGAGGAAACCGGAGCCCAAAGAGGTGGACATCACCTACGGGAAGAAGGTGAAAGACATCAGCTGCAGAGTGAAAACTGCCAAGGAGGAgtggaaagagagggaggcTTCCACAACCCAAACAGTGCCAACACGCATTAAGATCTTTGAGGGAGG GTACAAGTCCAATGAAGACTATGTGTACGTCAGAGGTCGAGGCCGGGGGAAATACATTTGTGAGGAGTGTGGTATTCGCTGTAAAAAGCCAAGCATGCTGAAGAAACACATCAGGACCCACACAGACGTGAGGCCGTACATCTGCAGGGTCTGCAACTTTGCTTTCAAAACTAAAG GAAACCTGACTAAACATATGAAGTCAAAGGCGCACATGAAGAAATGTCTTGAACTGGGAGTGTCGGTGACGATGGATGACACGGAGATACAGGAACATG TGGACGAGAGCCAACAAGAGTCCAAGACAGAGGTGGCGGTCACAACCAAACACCAGTTCTCAGACGCAGAGGACTCTGACGGCATGGATGAAGAAGTTGACGAAATCGatgaagacgaggaggaggacgaTGAATATGAGGGTGACTCCACTCCAAAGCTGCGTTCAAGAAGCACGAGTCCTCAGCCATGTGGAGTTACTTCCCTGTCAGTCACAGCCACCGCTGCTATCCATGGCTATTCCCTCACCTCTCTGCCTGGCGCCGATATCCGCCAACAGTCTTCTGGCAGGTGGACGGGTTCCGACCATCGATCGGTCCTTGCAACAGACCAGAGAGAGAAGTCCATGGATGAAGACTCTCTCACTATGCTGTCTCCAGACCAGGCCAGCTTCCTGTTTGATCCCTACTCTTCCTGTCTGCTCTCTCCTGGCTGGGAGTCCCCCATCAGGGAGCCCTCTCCTTCACGTCTGCGTTACCCGTCTCCAAGGCGAGAACTCTCCCCGCGAGGTCGCTCCTCTCCCAGATGGGACACCTCCCCGCTGAGGCCTGGCTCTCCCAGCTTCACAACCATTCAACACCTCTCTCCAGGCTCAATTGAACGACCCATGTCTCCTGGAACAGAGATGGCTGGAAAGAGAGAGTCCGCGGTCAGAGGCCGGCAGAGGGTCGTGCTGAGAGCTGTTTCACCACGAAGAGGCTCGCACCAACACAAAGGCGGCGGTGATAAAACCAGACACCAGGCAAAGATGGAGATGGCTCAACAACAAGGAGCCTTTGAAATGGAGATG GATCAAAGGAGCAGCTTGGCTTCCAGTCTGCCTGGTGCTGCCAGTTCTCATCACCAGAACATCCTCAGCCACCTCCCTCTTCACTCCCAGCAGCAGGCCCACAGTTTGCTCCCAGTCGTTCCTGTCGGAGGGCTCCAGATGTTACACTCCCCGCCTTCCTCCAGCACTGATGTCACCCCCTCTTCGGCGCCAAGCCCCCAGAGCAGCGAGGGCCAGCGCTGCAGCAGCAGGGAAGGATCTGTCCATGGGCTCGAGTCTGGATCAGAGGACATCAGAGGCCAGATCCAGCTGTCCTCCCATCAGGCCGCTCAGGAGAAAAACCTCGACCCCGGCGTCGGGGACAGCAGACAGGAGGAGAACGTCCAGACGTGCTTGAAAGCCATCGCCTCGTTGAAGATTACCACAGAGGACCCTCACTGA